The proteins below are encoded in one region of Phaeodactylum tricornutum CCAP 1055/1 chromosome 3, complete sequence:
- a CDS encoding predicted protein, which translates to MTRTHPARLLLLLSVFLWKSCSCVFALSTHRRLACSRPSSPRAAAAYRNHLDDESLDIGSYIATCIPGLSDALSDELRTLGCQDVERSASSAVRFNANTQTALKALLWTRTSHKVMEFLCESPPTLKSREDLHRFILDAVPVKELLGDGRGGLLTLSVGVILNNPSKIPKDINHSHYSALTVKNALCDAVRELRDDRPNVDLDDPDVPLTAVLLGTDSGARVSLYRQLHNGSLHKRGYRSGAIHKAAMKESLAAGLLLTAGWDQKCRDARREDDAVVLLDPMAGSGSLLLEGAMMAVDLAPGLMRIKCGLPGHSMPPVVRWKHDGDMRVVDEWKALLLDATSRAKSGLRWMQSTDTVEILGNDIHDGALNLFENALDAAGLRRLVQLEEGDCSDWKPKPKREGTPFIVVSNPPWGVRLTEDMSESWESMRIFLRECCPSGTEAWVLSGNAEATKHLGLRRSQSLALKTGDQDLRWLQYILRDRSEILAEIEEKKSRRKDLNPYASKPAKRIQDTGRKNSSVPSKAKENFKQAERRRQAAIGNEWMID; encoded by the coding sequence ATGACGAGAACGCATCCGGCTAGGCTCCTTCTCCTACTGTCTgtatttctttggaaatCATGTAGTTGTGTTTTCGCCTTGTCGACGCATCGTCGATTGGCATGCAGTAGGCCGAGTAGTCCTCGAGCGGCGGCTGCCTATCGGAATCATCTAGACGATGAATCGTTGGATATAGGTAGCTACATCGCTACGTGTATCCCAGGCTTGTCTGACGCGTTGAGTGACGAGTTACGCACTTTGGGATGTCAAGATGTTGAACGCAGTGCCTCCTCGGCGGTTCGATTTAATGCCAATACGCAAACGGCACTCAAGGCCCTACTGTGGACACGGACATCCCATAAGGTTATGGAATTTCTGTGCGAGTCTCCGCCCACACTGAAATCGCGAGAAGATCTACACCGCTTTATTTTGGACGCTGTTCCTGTTAAAGAACTATTGGGGGATGGACGCGGCGGATTGTTGACTCTGTCGGTGGGTGTGATCTTGAACAATCCTTCGAAAATACCGAAAGATATCAATCATTCACATTATTCGGCCCTGACGGTCAAGAATGCCTTGTGCGACGCCGTTCGGGAACTGCGGGATGATCGACCTAATGTGGATTTGGATGATCCAGACGTCCCACTGACGGCTGTGTTGCTAGGAACTGACTCCGGAGCGCGAGTGTCTCTCTATCGGCAACTGCACAACGGATCGTTGCACAAACGAGGATATCGCAGTGGCGCTATCCACAAGGCAGCCATGAAGGAGTCACTGGCAGCGGGACTACTACTGACCGCTGGTTGGGACCAAAAGTGCCGCGATGCACGTCGCGAAGATGATGCAGTTGTCCTTTTGGATCCAATGGCAGGGTCGGGCTCGCTGCTACTAGAAGGTGCAATGATGGCGGTGGACTTGGCTCCAGGGTTGATGCGCATCAAATGCGGCCTGCCCGGGCACAGCATGCCGCCAGTTGTTCGGTGGAAACACGATGGCGATATGCGAGTAGTTGATGAATGGAAAGCACTCCTACTTGACGCCACGTCTCGGGCCAAGAGCGGATTGCGGTGGATGCAATCTACAGATACCGTTGAGATTCTCGGAAACGATATACACGATGGGGCTCTCAATCTCTTTGAGAATGCACTGGACGCTGCTGGACTACGCCGTTTAGTGCAACTTGAAGAGGGGGATTGCTCAGattggaagccgaagccaAAACGTGAGGGTACACCCTTCATTGTAGTTTCCAACCCACCGTGGGGTGTGAGGCTCACCGAAGATATGTCGGAATCTTGGGAATCCATGAGAATATTTTTGAGAGAGTGCTGTCCGTCTGGAACCGAAGCTTGGGTATTGTCTGGAAACGCGGAGGCAACCAAGCATCTTGGACTAAGGAGAAGTCAAAGCTTGGCGCTCAAGACGGGTGATCAAGATCTACGATGGCTCCAGTACATTCTTAGAGATCGGAGTGAAATACTTgcagaaattgaagaaaagaagtcGCGACGAAAGGATTTGAATCCATACGCTTCAAAGCCAGCAAAACGAATACAGGATACCGGTCGCAAAAATAGCAGCGTACCGAGCAAAGCAAAAGAGAATTTCAAGCAAGCCGAAAGAAGACGACAGGCCGCCATCGGCAATGAGTGGATGATCGATTAA
- a CDS encoding predicted protein, with protein MASETGVRQQFFYEQLGAPSLLYREKGSYTTLDEEPNPSTGRAAIDDRHLRLIRSRAQWDQPVPQDILRSSLTHNAKNTPALHAFPTAGAKIRRQAQKTDRVSLATQAESCRYIPDGLNCVDPAYLAPFDAETLKEGMTPFQDHVAAAGVKRRADEDAPAIPWGDCNAPEQYGNCIALMPCACCNCKDNEDHTWALLHPVGPLLDRVRLSHVSLPRGRFILEDLPLPPCRRDLNVDDRVRQIAQCGPNLFVARTSINCTGFSIQESPRLETCDDTTKCLGKKFYLQQSFQIDERFTTETPRSYRPLDLCSHPKYGVVTNSLLAIVYESEQNKRSTVHRLSVDSEAVTHKTEHNIVNLDRIANIDFGAQSPMVLWSAARSYVRPSPTISAGNPKPRVGHGNSLYSIDLRTNEGTFQWSPSAELYVVEGTHSISGIKTDWVNGTSVWAASVSAGKTWEIDVRMPCQTVTTWSLPHACEGSNSTVSTSGVYGEGFLFEQPVKGYGYDDDYVAPQTLLGVGKNPNSYGIHIYQRPALGPLFQSQSIEAPACPGITFLQNSSVATSSSFALPDVSSNIFTCGIASFRTPGEQLQENSDFNKTTYASNALCIVSSTNKGDVYTHTLIESKNTNKHGRPFKGLPIGSVAVPVTSIDSQIYSSPDVLFWHLRNKSPLAGHAIVGPAFTEKDRTKKIRKKLDCKSKDNASMSFETDVVAIKPTSEPLFLTADKREAATVKLPSHLASKAAGMLTTTLKCFDTERTSKVERSVEGQLLHSDINANVFRTISTAWELGCTSDEFEHSDTSSI; from the coding sequence ATGGCGAGCGAGACTGGCGTAAGGCAACAATTTTTTTATGAACAGCTGGGAGCCCCTTCCCTTTTGTACCGCGAGAAAGGTTCATACACCACGCTCGACGAAGAGCCCAACCCGTCAACGGGTCGAGCGGCCATTGACGATCGGCACCTTCGACTGATCCGCAGTCGAGCGCAATGGGACCAACCTGTTCCTCAAGATATTCTCAGAAGTTCCTTAACGCACAATGCAAAGAACACACCAGCGTTACACGCTTTTCCAACCGCTGGTGCCAAAATACGGCGACAGGCGCAGAAAACGGACAgggtttcgttggcaacaCAAGCTGAAAGTTGCAGATACATCCCAGACGGTTTGAATTGCGTCGATCCTGCCTACCTCGCGCCGTTTGATGCGGAGACATTGAAGGAAGGAATGACACCTTTCCAAGATCACGTTGCTGCCGCCGGAGTGAAGCGACGtgccgacgaagacgccCCAGCCATACCTTGGGGCGATTGCAATGCACCCGAACAATACGGAAACTGTATTGCTCTTATGCCATGTGCTTGTTGCAATTGCAAAGATAATGAAGACCACACCTGGGCTTTGCTGCATCCGGTAGGTCCGTTACTTGACCGTGTTAGACTTTCACACGTTTCGCTACCACGGGGACGTTTCATATTGGAAgatcttcctcttcctccatGCCGACGGGATTTGAATGTCGACGATCGTGTTCGGCAGATCGCACAGTGTGGTCCTAATCTATTTGTTGCCAGAACGTCGATAAATTGTACAGGATTTTCCATCCAAGAATCTCCACGACTAGAGACCTGCGACGACACTACCAAATGCTTGGGAAAAAAGTTTTATCTTCAACAAAGCTTTCAGATTGATGAGCGTTTCACGACAGAAACCCCTCGATCGTATCGTCCTCTAGACTTGTGCTCTCACCCAAAGTACGGCGTCGTAACCAACTCTCTTTTAGCCATCGTCTACGAGTCAGAACAGAACAAAAGAAGCACAGTTCACAGATTATCTGTCGACTCTGAGGCTGTCACTCACAAAACGGAGCATAACATTGTCAACCTGGACCGCATTGCGAACATCGATTTCGGGGCGCAAAGCCCTATGGTATTGTGGTCGGCCGCGCGATCCTACGTTCGACCTTCACCTACAATTTCGGCTGGAAACCCCAAACCCCGAGTTGGCCATGGAAATTCTCTTTACAGCATTGATTTGCGCACGAATGAAGGTACCTTTCAATGGAGTCCTAGTGCTGAACTGTACGTCGTTGAGGGCACTCATTCTATTTCGGGCATAAAGACAGACTGGGTAAATGGCACTTCTGTTTGGGCCGCTTCCGTATCGGCCGGAAAAACATGGGAAATTGACGTCCGAATGCCTTGCCAAACAGTAACAACATGGTCGCTACCACATGCATGCGAAGGAAGCAATTCAACCGTCTCAACTAGCGGGGTATATGGGGAGGGTTTCTTGTTTGAACAACCTGTAAAAGGATATGGATATGACGATGACTATGTAGCACCGCAGACACTTCTCGGCGTAGGAAAGAACCCGAACTCATACGGCATTCATATCTACCAACGACCTGCACTCGGACCGCTGTTTCAAAGTCAAAGTATTGAAGCCCCCGCTTGTCCCGGtatcacgtttctgcaaaaCAGTAGTGTTGCCACAAGTTCTAGTTTTGCTTTGCCCGATGTGTCGAGTAACATCTTCACTTGTGGGATTGCTTCATTTCGAACCCCCGGTGAACAACTCCAGGAAAACTCGGATTTCAACAAAACTACATATGCATCTAATGCTCTCTGCATTGTTTCATCGACTAACAAGGGTGATGTTTACACCCACACCCTTATTGAATCCAAAAACACGAATAAACATGGTCGACCGTTTAAAGGCTTACCGATAGGATCAGTTGCAGTACCCGTCACGTCAATCGATTCCCAGATATATAGCTCTCCAGATGTCCTGTTCTGGCATTTAAGGAACAAGAGTCCGCTGGCTGGACATGCAATAGTAGGACCAGCCTTCACAGAGAAAGATCGAACGAAAAAAATCAGGAAGAAGCTAGATTGCAAATCGAAGGACAATGCGAGTATGTCATTTGAAACGGATGTTGTTGCAATCAAACCAACGTCTGAGCCCCTTTTCTTGACAGCGGACAAACGAGAAGCCGCTACCGTGAAGCTACCATCCCATTTGGCAAGCAAAGCGGCCGGGATGCTTACAACGACGCTAAAATGTTTCGACACCGAGCGTACATCGAAAGTCGAGCGATCAGTAGAAGGGCAACTTTTACATTCTGACATAAATGCAAACGTTTTTAGAACGATAAGTACAGCGTGGGAATTGGGTTGCACTTCGGACGAATTTGAGCATTCCGATACATCGTCAATATAA
- a CDS encoding predicted protein (similar to Mg2+ transporter) yields the protein MSASDEEDRKPAAIEHHSFVEDDEDNWSRRVENDETATGHLLHAEDSYLRMESPRQEICYDPSPLAAVLPPSQPELTMKEKLVLRERQRRIETERARLKQQFALRHHSASETSSVEEDDDHHGDTAGGRSATMAAFQENGSVAGTLGEESTIAHPDEETAALEKLGFNMERFLRNSDNFKPQAESNNSLLPLAETEGGVVMERFLSNPVVVEADDGDRESTSGHDDTEGLTTDVQRSVSFDVDASHPNGDGVIPTSMSAFPDGANVSLQAESHIDAQRRHMITSATLTGIPSAPRSMDAEVASDGNLTDVHSQTSSTRTADEFRVMRLTEADMREMEAIDEVSIGNAPPSEREEELLSEVGELADFRGGFAGAAGNYSQGTRTTAMESASLISGGIPSDKQASEDHTRDHSQEHREHYEVVDTQATEIADKHSLDGMTPGSMSSHLMVSPGASAAGSTLAQPSNAGVLDESIDGTMARLSVQPKFDDKDVSSDMASVPASLRNSADDLTAHAGNESILNRRVRPGMPGLKPAPQNLEANRKESSTSVNAASGPPIVVDDFDYDINAPETPRSTNDEMQDSFLNSPDGPPLWTLEENMIVSPVQQSRSGSTPVDSLPASQIYGSMTTGRAIPAQNGSAEESAPLLSVPPEIITMRERSEMSSLQNVAAHVKHQTSLSSSQNDHTRHESVFETLRAEEEHVKEEEQTESELYNTSNVLARAFPERLMALIVTLILEIPVLLMISGGSDNLCFLIGRRRYHLLVGFIPLTSAISGNVGLQSSTLTTRAISHFHVTESSFIPWLMREIGAAACLGCGMGIIMGIIAFIASEMDLAFGVTIFIAQIISILTAGLTGTLAPLLFSFIFRKDSGKWGGPLETAVQDIVGSFAMIVISFHLLAFLGPGEIDAGDTCGSQ from the coding sequence ATGAGTGcttccgacgaagaagaccGTAAACCAGCGGCGATTGAGCATCACTCTTtcgtcgaagacgacgaggacaatTGGAGTCGTCGCGTGGAAAACGACGAAACGGCGACTGGACACTTGTTACACGCGGAGGACTCCTATCTCCGGATGGAATCACCTCGGCAAGAAATCTGCTACGATCCGTCGCCATTAGCGGCGGTCCTGCCTCCCAGTCAGCCCGAACTAACCATGAAAGAAAAATTGGTGCTCCGGGAACGCCAACGCCGAATCGAGACGGAACGGGCACGACTTAAACAACAGTTCGCCCTCCGGCATCACTCGGCTTCCGAAACGAGTAGTgtggaagaggacgacgaccaTCACGGAGACACCGCGGGTGGGCGTTCCGCGACGATGGCGGCATTTCAAGAAAATGGCAGTGTCGCGGGAACACTCGGTGAAGAATCGACCATTGCTCACCccgacgaagaaacagcGGCGCTAGAAAAGCTTGGTTTTAACATGGAGCGCTTTTTGCGGAACAGCGATAATTTCAAGCCTCAGGCGGAAAGCAACAATTCTTTGCTTCCTCTCGCGGAGACGGAAGGTGGTGTTGTTATGGAGCGCTTTTTGAGCAATCCGGTGGTCGTGGAAGCCGACGATGGGGATAGAGAGTCGACTTCGGGTCACGATGATACAGAAGGTTTGACTACTGATGTTCAACGGAGCGTGTCTTTTGATGTTGACGCCAGTCATCCGAATGGAGACGGAGTGATTCCGACGTCCATGTCGGCTTTCCCAGACGGAGCTAATGTTTCTCTACAGGCTGAGTCACACATTGACGCGCAGCGTCGCCACATGATTACAAGCGCTACTTTGACGGGGATCCCATCGGCTCCTCGCTCAATGGATGCGGAAGTCGCATCGGATGGAAACCTCACCGATGTTCATTCGCAGACGTCATCTACCCGTACGGCTGACGAATTTCGCGTTATGAGACTCACAGAAGCAGACATGCGCGAGATGGAAGCCATTGACGAAGTCAGTATCGGAAATGCGCCTCCTTCAGAACGCGAAGAAGAGCTCTTGTCGGAAGTGGGTGAGCTAGCCGACTTCCGCGGAGGCTTTGCCGGCGCAGCGGGAAACTATAGCCAAGGGACTCGTACGACGGCCATGGAGTCCGCTTCGCTTATAAGTGGAGGTATTCCGAGTGATAAGCAAGCCAGTGAAGATCACACGCGAGATCACTCGCAGGAACATCGGGAACATTATGAAGTGGTCGACACGCAAGCTACCGAAATTGCCGATAAACACAGCCTCGATGGCATGACTCCGGGCTCGATGTCGTCTCACTTGATGGTTTCACCCGGAGCCAGTGCTGCTGGTTCTACTTTAGCACAGCCATCCAACGCAGGTGTTCTAGATGAAAGCATTGATGGTACAATGGCGAGATTATCCGTACAACCGAAATTTGATGACAAGGATGTGTCTAGTGATATGGCCAGCGTACCTGCGAGTCTACGAAACAGCGCCGACGATCTGACCGCACATGCAGGGAACGAAAGCATCTTGAATCGACGAGTACGTCCTGGTATGCCCGGACTCAAACCAGCGCCACAAAATCTTGAAGCAAATAGAAAGGAGTCATCGACATCTGTAAATGCCGCTTCCGGTCCTCCGATAGTAGTAGATGATTTTGACTACGATATAAACGCTCCGGAAACGCCtcgttccaccaacgacgaaatGCAGGACTCATTCTTAAATTCACCAGACGGTCCGCCACTCTGGACCTTGGAGGAGAACATGATTGTTTCTCCCGTCCAGCAATCACGCAGCGGATCAACGCCCGTTGATTCTTTACCGGCGTCTCAGATATATGGGAGTATGACTACTGGAAGAGCAATACCAGCGCAGAATGGAAGTGCAGAAGAGTCTGCGCCGCTTTTGAGCGTCCCTCCTGAAATCATAACCATGCGTGAAAGGTCGGAAATGAGCAGCTTACAAAACGTAGCCGCACATGTCAAACATCAGACAAGTCTCAGCAGCAGCCAAAATGATCATACAAGACACGAGTCCGTCTTTGAAACTTTACGCGCCGAAGAGGAACATGTGAAGGAAGAAGAGCAGACCGAATCGGAGCTATACAATACCAGCAATGTTCTTGCCCGAGCCTTTCCCGAGCGTCTCATGGCTCTGATAGTGACTCTTATTTTAGAGATTCCCGTGCTTCTCATGATTTCAGGTGGTTCCGATaatctttgttttcttaTCGGAAGGCGTCGATATCATTTGCTTGTTGGTTTTATTCCCTTGACAAGTGCAATATCTGGTAACGTTGGATTGCAGTCAAGTACCCTGACGACACGAGCTATATCCCATTTTCATGTGACAGAGAGCTCGTTTATCCCATGGCTAATGAGAGAGATTGGCGCCGCAGCATGTCTCGGATGTGGTATGGGGATAATAATGGGCATCATAGCTTTTATTGCCAGCGAAATGGACCTGGCTTTTGGAGTGACCATTTTCATTGCACAGATTATCAGTATCTTGACCGCTGGTCTGACCGGAACTTTAGCTCCTTTATTGTTCAGCTTTATTTTTCGAAAGGATTCGGGCAAGTGGGGCGGTCCTTTGGAGACAGCGGTGCAAGATATTGTCGGCAGTTTCGCAATGATTGTGATTTCGTTTCATTTACTTGCTTTTCTCGGACCCGGTGAAATTGATGCAGGAGACACTTGCGGTTCCCAGTAA
- a CDS encoding predicted protein, whose protein sequence is MKTSRGFSIPNNTPKGPSAALVRQFVGLDLGTSGARISIIEPAFTTTDRSYKEVYTQAVLWNEGAYDDPKAWMEAVTSLLQSANDDFGLERVASICVSGTSSSCILVDAADGGKVTRSPARMYDYDVVTSSIHTPTQEPVYGVRALQKLQQFAPDKHTCQSPTSALAKLLSWNEEKPLTSSERLCHQSDYISMNLLSSNKACGSNHNNVQVYSDWHNCLKLGYDVRQLSWPPWLLDCLHDAGLAQSVLPFTVVSPGEPMGTISADAAKRFGLPEHTIVVGGTTDSNAAFFAATGTRTAPGTAVTSLGSTLAMKQLSDTYVEDASCGVYSHRFPSVLLNDTMREAWLVGGASNVGCAALRQQDFSNEDLVAISAKIDPFVDSNLSYYPLTKKGERFPIADSTKEPVLEPVPESRNEFLHGILQGIADVERDGFVILGSLGATPSRPTLVLTAGGGSKNDVWNQLRQRRLREAFGDDSLKVDKAENVEAGFGAAVLAAGAFF, encoded by the coding sequence ATGAAAACTTCCCGAGGTTTCAGTATCCCAAACAACACGCCCAAAGGACCTTCGGCCGCACTTGTACGCCAATTTGTAGGTTTGGACCTTGGCACTTCGGGAGCTCGTATCTCTATCATTGAGCCTGCGTTCACAACCACCGATAGATCCTACAAGGAAGTTTATACGCAAGCGGTTCTTTGGAACGAGGGAGCCTACGATGATCCAAAGGCATGGATGGAAGCGGTGACATCCTTACTGCAGTCTGCgaacgacgactttggtTTAGAGCGTGTGGCTTCGATTTGCGTTTCGGGAACCTCGTCCAGCTGCATTCTGGTAGACGCGGCCGACGGTGGGAAAGTGACACGATCGCCGGCTCGAATGTATGATTACGATGTCGTTACTTCCAGCATCCACACACCCACACAGGAACCAGTATACGGAGTGCGGGCTCTACAAAAACTACAGCAATTCGCCCCCGACAAACATACCTGTCAGAGTCCGACCAGTGCTTTGGCCAAATTGCTTTCTTGGAACGAAGAAAAACCGCTCACTTCTTCGGAACGTCTTTGTCACCAGTCCGATTATATTTCAATGAATCTTCTATCCAGCAACAAAGCGTGTGGCTCCAATCACAACAACGTTCAGGTGTACTCCGACTGGCATAATTGCCTAAAACTAGGTTACGACGTACGTCAACTATCCTGGCCGCCGTGGTTGCTCGATTGTTTGCACGATGCCGGTCTTGCGCAATCGGTGTTACCCTTCACCGTGGTCTCTCCTGGTGAACCGATGGGCACCATTAGTGCCGACGCAGCCAAGCGTTTCGGTTTGCCCGAACACACGATCGTGGTTGGAGGAACAACGGATTCGAACGCGGCCTTTTTTGCCGCGACGGGGACTCGTACAGCGCCCGGCACGGCTGTGACGTCGCTGGGTTCAACTTTGGCCATGAAGCAACTCTCCGACACCTACGTAGAAGACGCTTCCTGTGGTGTGTATAGCCATAGATTTCCTTCTGTACTTCTTAATGACACTATGAGGGAAGCCTGGCTGGTAGGTGGGGCCAGCAACGTTGGTTGTGCTGCTCTTCGCCAACAAGACTTCTCTAATGAAGACTTGGTGGCAATAAGCGCCAAAATCGATCCTTTCGTCGACAGCAATCTTTCTTACTATCCACTGACCAAAAAAGGGGAACGCTTTCCCATCGCTGACAGCACGAAAGAGCCTGTTTTAGAACCCGTTCCCGAATCGAGAAACGAGTTTTTGCACGGTATTCTGCAAGGAATTGCTGACGTGGAACGGGATGGATTTGTCATTCTCGGAAGTTTGGGCGCCACACCTAGTCGACCAACTCTTGTTTTGACAGCAGGTGGTGGATCCAAAAATGACGTTTGGAATCAGTTGCGACAGCGACGACTTCGAGAAGCTTTTGGTGATGATTCGCTGAAAGTTGACAAGGCTGAGAATGTGGAAGCTGGATTTGGGGCTGCTGTTTTGGCTGCCGGTGCATTTTTCTAG
- a CDS encoding predicted protein, with amino-acid sequence MPIRSDGKPLECQKSRRGSWSSDEGSHPDHKNCKSSSATLDPPILVYHESARSIVFRDHLRRAVRRSESSRSDSAGIEPTVPSAVVAQTPSNQAANKKMDHISQCHTNLDPLTAFVENVEEEFGLKKAVIPAKTTIPPTEQIIGFLPKIKPLPPMLLGPNDQFGLLLNAPDGLTNPAPDDWTADEREVVELLRTQHACVKTLKNADWTPFLRRFCFPLPTRGTKPKSHDDIPPDEEHPFNSFVTSTTMLPSLGLKMRAYGSSTQYTTGVVFAMPRVFPDDDTEDEAQARTETWSWPAGYSAKTEFNIDSRGRLMNGRQEALRPFSVLREYNNDYITKSEYMISTRMVSGLSVIPYNEIFIRVGGFGRIVNNKDVASGKDCSEGGGIGRSFCRGIGLPIALFVRTATYGHLISLLRTRSRIVHAFGEHHVKGIPLLLIDPDHGVRVLTENMQLELWKIASTNLNPFQNPAIAYKTTLENTEHVSFQQKVDELIDLDESIQDKLTPGELAHLAGGFGATDESVANILKRVMMEDRRKNKKGEKEESHKLQDVVNEGLTSAVRSGDYHTSRQLLILYSLVACRAGQIIDEDDETSEDSETEKGECNTNWVGARGRQSSMGNDVDIMRRDIELVSKAKNGTKLSSGILAPPPPPPLDTDRLRSATNSDGLLAVLGAAQVLKSMQDGSAKHRTLEAVSAIEEWVTYGEQNMAFRISSWYDQRAAQGDLKIATEDKTSFLAFVSNKAITNRKSFAQKLRSAVSSTDFTDIHFLRGIYEILGHMHSPCLRLELLQYVLGLDNRYSVAHVARSVELAATCLGISMEHS; translated from the coding sequence ATGCCGATTCGTAGCGACGGCAAGCCCCTCGAATGTCAGAAATCCCGCCGTGGTTCCTGGTCATCGGATGAGGGGAGTCATCCGGATCACAAAAACTGTAAAAGCAGCAGCGCTACCCTGGATCCACCTATCCTTGTCTACCACGAGTCGGCACGGAGTATCGTTTTTCGTGATCATCTACGCCGGGCGGTCCGGAGGAGTGAGAGTTCCCGTTCGGACTCAGCCGGCATCGAGCCTACAGTTCCCAGCGCTGTCGTTGCACAAACTCCCTCGAACCAAgctgcaaacaaaaaaatgGATCACATCTCACAGTGCCACACTAATTTGGATCCTTTAACTGCCTTTGTTGAAAATGTCGAAGAAGAGTTTGGCTTAAAAAAAGCAGTTATTCCGGCGAAAACGACCATTCCTCCGACAGAACAGATTATTGGCTTCCTGCCCAAAATCAAGCCCTTGCCACCCATGCTCTTGGGACCAAATGACCAGTTTGGGCTGCTTCTGAATGCACCGGATGGTTTAACAAATCCGGCACCGGATGATTGGACTGCCGACGAACGCGAGGTCGTGGAATTACTTCGAACGCAGCATGCATGCGTAAAAACTCTTAAGAACGCTGATTGGACTCCGTTCTTGCGTCGCTTTTGTTTTCCGTTGCCAACCCGTGGAACGAAGCCTAAATCGCATGACGATATTCCTCCTGATGAAGAGCATCCTTTTAATAGCTTTGTCACCTCAACGACCATGCTGCCGTCGCTTGGTCTCAAGATGAGAGCATATGGCTCCTCCACACAATACACTACCGGGGTTGTGTTTGCTATGCCCCGCGTTTTTCCGGATGACGACACCGAGGATGAAGCACAGGCGCGGACAGAGACTTGGTCGTGGCCAGCAGGGTACTCTGCTAAAACTGAATTTAACATTGACAGCCGAGGTAGATTGATGAATGGGCGCCAAGAGGCTTTGAGACCTTTTTCTGTGCTCCGTGAATACAACAATGATTATATTACCAAGAGCGAATACATGATATCAACGCGAATGGTCTCCGGTCTTTCTGTGATTCCATACAATGAAATATTTATTCGCGTGGGAGGTTTTGGTCGTATTGTAAACAACAAGGATGTGGCGTCCGGGAAAGACTGCTCCGAAGGTGGAGGCATTGGACGTTCCTTTTGTAGAGGGATTGGCTTGCCGATTGCTCTGTTTGTACGAACGGCAACGTACGGACATTTGATTTCTCTACTTCGGACAAGATCACGCATAGTTCATGCTTTTGGTGAACATCACGTGAAAGGGATTCCGTTGCTTCTCATTGACCCAGATCATGGTGTCCGAGTTTTGACCGAAAACATGCAGCTCGAATTATGGAAGATTGCTTCTACCAATCTCAACCCGTTTCAAAATCCCGCAATTGCGTACAAGACTACCTTGGAAAATACAGAGCATGTTTCTTTCCAGCAAAAGGTTGACGAGTTAATagatttggacgaatcgATACAAGACAAGCTTACTCCGGGAGAACTTGCCCACTTGGCGGGCGGTTTTGGAGCCACTGACGAGAGCGTTGCCAACATCTTGAAGCGTGTCATGATGGAAGATCGCagaaagaacaagaaaggcgaaaaggaagaaagccACAAATTACAAGACGTCGTAAACGAAGGGTTAACATCAGCAGTAAGATCTGGCGACTATCACACCTCTCGACAGCTTCTAATACTTTATTCTTTGGTTGCATGTCGGGCGGGTCAGATTAtagatgaagacgatgaaacGTCGGAAGATTCAGAGACGGAGAAAGGCGAATGCAATACAAACTGGGTAGGTGCACGTGGTCGCCAAAGCTCCATGGGCAACGATGTCGATATTATGAGACGCGATATTGAACTCGTCTCAAAAGCCAAAAACGGTACGAAGCTTTCGTCGGGGATCCTGGCGCCCCCGCCGCCACCTCCGCTAGATACGGACCGGCTACGCAGCGCTACCAATTCCGACGGATTGTTGGCGGTACTTGGAGCTGCACAAGTTTTGAAATCGATGCAGGATGGTAGTGCCAAGCATCGAACGCTAGAAGCGGTGTCCGCTATCGAAGAGTGGGTAACTTACGGAGAGCAGAATATGGCATTTCGAATCTCGTCGTGGTACGATCAGCGCGCCGCCCAAGGAGATTTGAAGATTGCGACAGAAGACAAAACAAGTTTCCTGGCTTTTGTTAGCAACAAAGCTATCACTAACCGCAAGAGTTTTGCGCAGAAACTGCGAAGTGCAGTTTCATCGACGGACTTTACGGATATCCACTTTCTTCGAGGTATTTACGAGATCCTGGGACATATGCATTCACCTTGTCTTCGACTCGAGTTACTACAATATGTTTTGGGTCTAGACAACCGCTACTCGGTGGCTCACGTCGCACGTAGTGTGGAACTAGCCGCAACTTGTTTGGGTATTTCCATGGAGCATTCTTAA